A window from Aquabacterium sp. NJ1 encodes these proteins:
- a CDS encoding quinone oxidoreductase translates to MTKAIRFHETGGPEVLKLETVDVGEPGPGQVRVRHTGIAVNFIDIYFRIGRYPAPLPSGLGSDAVGVVEAVGPGVTFLAEGDRVGYMLGPLGAYSEARVMPAEVLIKIPDGISDSTASTLIMKGLTAQYLFRQVYPLKAGDTILYHAAAGGVGLIACQWARALGVTMIGTVGSDEKAAIAKAHGCAHVINYNKESFVERVKEITDGKGVPVVYDSVGKDTLMGSLDCLQKRGTLVSNGTSSGPVIVDTTLLAVKGSIWLTRPAMVDYALPRHNMLAMADELFDLVLRGEIKSEPSQTFALADAAQAHSALESRQTTGATVLIP, encoded by the coding sequence ATGACCAAGGCCATTCGTTTCCATGAAACCGGCGGACCGGAAGTGCTGAAGCTGGAAACCGTCGACGTGGGAGAGCCCGGCCCAGGCCAGGTCCGCGTCCGGCACACCGGCATCGCGGTCAACTTCATCGACATCTACTTCCGCATCGGGCGCTACCCGGCACCCCTGCCCAGCGGCCTGGGCTCCGATGCCGTGGGCGTGGTCGAGGCCGTGGGCCCGGGCGTGACCTTCCTCGCAGAAGGCGACCGCGTGGGCTACATGCTGGGCCCGCTGGGCGCCTATTCGGAGGCCCGCGTCATGCCCGCCGAGGTGCTGATCAAGATCCCGGACGGCATTTCCGACAGCACGGCCTCGACCCTCATCATGAAGGGCCTGACGGCGCAATACCTGTTTCGCCAGGTCTACCCGCTCAAGGCCGGTGACACCATCCTGTACCACGCCGCAGCCGGTGGCGTGGGCCTGATCGCCTGCCAGTGGGCCAGAGCCCTGGGCGTGACGATGATCGGCACCGTGGGCTCGGACGAGAAGGCCGCGATCGCCAAGGCCCATGGCTGCGCGCACGTGATCAACTACAACAAGGAAAGCTTCGTCGAGCGCGTCAAGGAGATCACCGACGGCAAGGGCGTGCCCGTGGTCTACGACTCGGTGGGCAAGGACACGCTCATGGGCTCGCTGGACTGCCTGCAAAAGCGCGGCACGCTGGTGAGCAACGGCACCAGTTCGGGCCCGGTCATCGTGGACACCACGCTGCTGGCCGTGAAGGGCTCGATCTGGCTGACGCGCCCCGCCATGGTGGACTACGCCTTGCCCCGCCACAACATGCTGGCCATGGCCGACGAGCTGTTCGACCTGGTGCTGCGCGGCGAGATCAAGAGCGAGCCCAGCCAGACCTTTGCGCTGGCCGATGCGGCGCAGGCCCACAGCGCGCTGGAGTCCCGCCAGACAACCGGCGCCACGGTGCTCATTCCCTGA
- a CDS encoding DsbA family oxidoreductase produces the protein MRTLTIDASVDLICPWCMIGKQHLTQALAQLRQTDPDVSVRVRWHGLQLLPDLPPEGQPFMDFYVNRLGSPEAVARRQAQVQAAGDVVGQAFAFERIATMPNTRLAHEMVRNAATVYGADCGDALIDALMQAYFMHGQDIGQRSTLVALAQGMGLDMLVVPGHASAARASRTMPPNAPGLVSRGVPHFVFNQRAAIEGASHHSVLLEAMHAVLRPASATVHQA, from the coding sequence ATGCGCACGCTCACCATCGACGCCAGCGTCGACCTGATCTGCCCCTGGTGCATGATCGGCAAGCAGCACCTGACGCAGGCCCTCGCCCAGCTGCGGCAAACCGATCCGGATGTGTCTGTGCGCGTGCGCTGGCATGGGCTGCAACTGCTGCCCGATCTGCCGCCAGAAGGCCAGCCCTTCATGGACTTCTATGTGAACCGCCTGGGCAGCCCCGAGGCGGTGGCCCGCCGGCAGGCGCAGGTCCAAGCTGCCGGCGACGTGGTGGGGCAGGCATTCGCGTTCGAGCGCATCGCCACCATGCCCAACACCAGGCTGGCACACGAGATGGTGCGCAATGCCGCCACGGTCTATGGTGCCGACTGCGGCGATGCCTTGATCGACGCCTTGATGCAGGCTTATTTCATGCACGGGCAGGACATCGGGCAACGCAGCACGCTGGTGGCGCTGGCCCAAGGCATGGGCCTGGACATGCTGGTGGTGCCCGGCCACGCCAGCGCTGCTCGGGCCTCTCGGACCATGCCACCCAACGCACCGGGCCTGGTCTCACGCGGTGTGCCGCACTTCGTGTTCAACCAGCGTGCGGCCATTGAAGGCGCCTCGCACCACAGCGTCCTGCTGGAGGCCATGCATGCGGTGCTGCGACCGGCCTCGGCCACCGTGCACCAAGCTTGA
- a CDS encoding AraC family transcriptional regulator translates to MVPLVRAAALTNYNEVARAAGLDPYRMLADVGLSSNVLNEPDLRIPADRAVQLLEQSAKASGIESFGLRMAESRRLSNMGPVGLLIRDQPTLRDSMEVLLRYLAMLNGALSLTVEEAGGMVVIRDEVIVGSAQPVRQAVELSVGVILRMMRQFLGADWRPRRVCFVHAAPRDTSTHLRVFGPCVEFNHDFNGIVCSKAELDAANPSADPAMARYAQQLLDTSVVVQEPSLVDEVRRTVLLLLPSGRCSIEQVSAHLGLVCRTVQRRLADQGVSFSTLVNDLRVELATRHVENSERPLTEVAALLGFSAPSAFTRWYSAQFGSNPKRARELAHEAKASPRAKTAPKGR, encoded by the coding sequence ATGGTTCCTCTTGTTCGCGCAGCGGCTCTGACAAACTACAACGAGGTCGCACGTGCGGCCGGCCTGGACCCCTATCGCATGCTCGCCGACGTGGGTTTGAGCTCCAATGTGCTCAATGAGCCCGATCTGCGGATACCGGCTGATCGGGCGGTGCAGTTGCTGGAGCAGTCAGCCAAGGCGTCGGGTATCGAGAGCTTTGGCCTGCGCATGGCCGAAAGCCGCCGGCTGTCCAATATGGGTCCTGTGGGCCTGTTGATCCGTGATCAGCCCACCTTGCGTGATTCGATGGAGGTCTTGCTGCGCTACCTGGCCATGCTCAATGGCGCCTTGTCGCTGACCGTTGAAGAGGCCGGTGGCATGGTGGTGATCCGTGACGAGGTGATCGTGGGCAGTGCCCAGCCTGTGCGCCAGGCGGTGGAGCTGTCGGTGGGCGTGATCCTGCGCATGATGCGGCAGTTCCTGGGGGCCGATTGGCGGCCTCGCCGCGTGTGCTTCGTGCATGCCGCCCCGCGTGATACCAGCACGCACCTGCGTGTGTTCGGGCCCTGTGTGGAGTTCAACCACGACTTCAACGGCATCGTGTGCTCGAAGGCCGAGCTGGACGCGGCGAACCCGTCGGCCGACCCGGCCATGGCACGGTATGCGCAGCAGCTGCTGGACACCTCGGTGGTGGTGCAGGAGCCCTCCCTGGTGGACGAGGTGCGGCGCACGGTCTTGTTGCTGCTGCCCAGTGGGCGCTGCAGCATCGAGCAGGTGTCGGCGCATCTGGGGCTGGTGTGCCGCACGGTGCAGCGGCGCCTGGCCGACCAGGGGGTGAGCTTTTCCACGCTGGTCAATGACCTGCGGGTGGAGCTGGCCACGCGGCATGTGGAAAACAGCGAGCGCCCCCTGACCGAGGTGGCGGCCTTGTTGGGCTTTTCCGCACCCAGTGCGTTCACGCGTTGGTACAGCGCGCAGTTTGGTTCCAACCCCAAGCGGGCGCGGGAGCTGGCACACGAGGCCAAGGCTAGCCCGCGAGCCAAGACGGCGCCGAAAGGCCGTTAG
- a CDS encoding YeiH family protein: MTTLSISAWPSQGRLLFPGMLACCVVAAAAMFLSQHYGAPVMLFALLLGMAMNFLSVDSPCKPGVEFAARQVLRIGVALLGLRITFHEVMALGWQPMALVVVSVAVTIVVGMIAAKAMGFQSLFGLLTGGATAICGASAALALSAALPAHPGKERATLFTVIGVSALSTLAMIAYPMLVKMLGMDPRTAGIFLGGTIHDVAQVVGAGYSLSHETGDIATMVKLMRVAMLLPVIVVATSITRARGDGESVRPPLLPWFAVAFAVLVAINSTGLVPAPVQGLGRDLSSWCLVIAIAGIGIKTQLKELASVGLRPILLMVGETVFLAALVLLAQHWMA, from the coding sequence ATGACCACCCTGTCCATCAGCGCCTGGCCTTCGCAAGGGCGCCTGCTTTTTCCCGGCATGCTGGCCTGCTGCGTGGTGGCGGCGGCGGCCATGTTCCTGTCGCAGCATTACGGTGCCCCCGTGATGCTGTTTGCCTTGCTGCTGGGCATGGCGATGAACTTCCTGTCGGTCGACAGCCCTTGCAAGCCGGGTGTGGAGTTTGCCGCGCGGCAGGTGCTGCGCATCGGCGTGGCGCTGCTGGGCCTGCGCATCACCTTCCATGAGGTGATGGCCCTGGGCTGGCAGCCCATGGCGCTCGTGGTCGTCTCCGTGGCCGTGACGATCGTCGTGGGCATGATCGCAGCCAAGGCCATGGGCTTTCAATCGCTGTTCGGCCTGCTCACGGGCGGCGCCACGGCCATCTGCGGCGCCTCTGCGGCGCTGGCGCTCTCGGCGGCCTTGCCGGCCCACCCGGGCAAGGAGCGCGCCACCTTGTTCACTGTAATCGGCGTGAGCGCCCTGTCCACGCTGGCCATGATCGCCTACCCCATGCTGGTCAAGATGCTGGGCATGGACCCGCGCACCGCCGGCATCTTCCTGGGCGGCACGATTCACGATGTGGCGCAAGTGGTGGGGGCTGGCTACAGCCTGTCGCACGAGACGGGTGACATCGCCACCATGGTCAAGCTGATGCGCGTGGCCATGCTGCTGCCGGTCATCGTGGTGGCCACGTCCATCACGCGCGCCCGGGGCGACGGTGAATCGGTTCGCCCGCCTTTGCTGCCCTGGTTTGCGGTGGCTTTTGCCGTGCTGGTGGCCATCAACAGCACCGGCTTGGTCCCAGCGCCGGTTCAAGGCCTGGGGCGAGATCTGTCGAGCTGGTGTCTGGTGATCGCGATTGCCGGCATCGGCATCAAGACCCAGCTCAAGGAGCTGGCCAGCGTGGGCCTGCGCCCCATCTTGCTGATGGTGGGCGAGACCGTGTTCCTGGCCGCCCTGGTGCTGTTGGCCCAGCACTGGATGGCGTGA
- a CDS encoding MFS transporter gives MHMPSHDTDPGSDDYLVSRPHAWFAFAMTFALMLFDYIDRQVIVSLFPYLKAEWLLSDKQLGGLVSIISVVVAVGSIPVALVADRLSRVKSIVAMALVWSAATTSCMFAGSYAQLFTARAVVGAGETGYGSVGAALIASIFPRRLRSALLGAFFAAASLGSVLGVVLGGVIAARFGWKAAFGVVGIPGLLLALLYLLVRDYKTVELTPKLNQATQSASKLAAHITGTLLRTRTLLWACLGAPMQLIVVAAIWSWLPSFLNRYHGEAPDVAAKHAALVVLCGAVGSVFWGAVVERAAAGRPKVRLQIMAALCVLTLIIFATAFGALPQGTQQFKLILLGGFVMSCTVGPVTAVVFDVVHPGLRSTGGAVLSLFQNLLGLAVGPFIAGVMSDWWGLNTALTVIPCFSVLAAVCFLMAMRNYESDINEVAHVKLQAAPAGAPAPERVPA, from the coding sequence ATGCACATGCCCAGCCATGACACGGACCCAGGCAGCGACGACTACCTCGTCAGCCGGCCTCACGCCTGGTTCGCTTTCGCGATGACCTTCGCCCTCATGCTGTTCGACTACATCGACCGCCAGGTGATCGTCTCGCTGTTCCCCTACCTCAAGGCCGAGTGGTTGCTGTCAGACAAGCAACTGGGTGGTCTGGTGTCCATCATCTCGGTGGTGGTGGCGGTGGGCAGCATCCCTGTGGCGCTGGTGGCCGACCGGCTCAGCCGGGTCAAGAGCATCGTCGCCATGGCGCTGGTGTGGAGCGCGGCCACCACCTCGTGCATGTTTGCCGGCAGCTATGCGCAGCTGTTCACCGCCCGCGCCGTGGTGGGCGCCGGTGAAACCGGCTACGGCTCGGTGGGCGCGGCGCTGATCGCCAGCATCTTCCCGCGCCGGCTGCGTTCAGCCTTGCTGGGCGCCTTCTTCGCGGCGGCCTCGCTGGGTTCGGTGCTGGGGGTGGTGCTGGGCGGTGTGATCGCCGCGCGCTTTGGCTGGAAGGCGGCCTTTGGCGTGGTCGGCATCCCCGGCCTGCTGCTGGCCCTGCTCTACCTGCTGGTGCGTGATTACAAAACGGTGGAGCTGACACCGAAGCTCAACCAGGCCACCCAATCGGCCAGCAAGCTGGCGGCCCACATCACGGGCACGCTGCTGCGCACGCGCACCTTGCTGTGGGCCTGCCTGGGCGCCCCCATGCAGCTCATCGTGGTGGCGGCCATCTGGTCCTGGTTGCCCAGCTTCCTCAACCGTTATCACGGCGAAGCGCCAGATGTGGCCGCCAAACACGCGGCGCTGGTGGTGCTGTGCGGTGCGGTCGGCAGCGTGTTCTGGGGTGCGGTGGTCGAGCGTGCCGCAGCCGGACGCCCCAAGGTGCGCCTGCAGATCATGGCCGCCTTGTGCGTGCTGACGCTGATCATCTTCGCCACGGCTTTTGGCGCGCTTCCGCAGGGCACGCAGCAGTTCAAGCTGATCCTGCTTGGCGGCTTCGTGATGTCGTGCACCGTGGGCCCGGTCACCGCCGTGGTATTCGATGTCGTGCACCCTGGCCTGCGCTCCACCGGCGGCGCCGTGTTGTCCCTGTTCCAGAACCTGCTGGGGCTGGCCGTGGGGCCCTTCATCGCCGGCGTGATGTCGGACTGGTGGGGCTTGAACACTGCACTCACCGTCATCCCCTGCTTCAGCGTGCTGGCCGCGGTGTGCTTCCTCATGGCCATGCGCAATTACGAGAGCGACATCAACGAGGTGGCCCACGTGAAGCTGCAAGCCGCACCGGCTGGCGCCCCCGCCCCCGAGCGCGTGCCGGCCTGA
- a CDS encoding alpha/beta hydrolase fold domain-containing protein: MPSIRHHLIVAFLRLTRRKRVYATVEGMYAGVAQVRRAGPARPSQRLQKRVQVTRHQDGPHEVYTLRPRAPSAQAPHLLYLHGGAYIRPITPFHWDLLADLVERTGCVATVPLYPLAPEHSCEQTLEMVLRVHARLFAEAGPSRPSRLTIAGDSAGGGLALALALALRDRGLPPADHLALITPWVDVALTHPQIKDTAPTDPMLAVPGAQEAGRRYAGHWPIHHPYVSPLHAELHGLPPTTLLIGTRDILCHDAQALADKLVAHGTAVQVHMGEGMIHVWPLLPIAEAQQARAVLAQAIRPG; encoded by the coding sequence ATGCCCAGCATTCGTCATCACCTGATTGTGGCCTTCCTGCGTTTGACACGCCGCAAAAGGGTCTACGCCACCGTTGAAGGCATGTACGCCGGGGTGGCGCAGGTGCGCCGCGCGGGCCCCGCCCGGCCGAGCCAGCGCCTCCAGAAGCGCGTGCAGGTCACACGGCACCAGGACGGCCCCCACGAGGTCTACACACTGCGCCCTCGGGCGCCTTCAGCGCAGGCGCCGCATCTGCTGTATCTGCACGGCGGCGCCTACATCCGGCCCATCACGCCCTTTCATTGGGACTTGCTGGCCGACCTGGTCGAGCGCACCGGCTGCGTGGCCACGGTGCCCTTGTACCCCCTGGCGCCTGAACACAGCTGCGAGCAGACGCTGGAGATGGTGCTGCGTGTGCACGCGCGCCTGTTTGCGGAGGCCGGCCCATCGCGCCCATCACGCCTGACCATCGCCGGGGACTCGGCGGGTGGTGGCCTGGCCTTGGCCCTGGCGCTGGCCCTGCGCGACCGCGGTCTGCCACCAGCCGACCACCTGGCCTTGATCACCCCCTGGGTGGACGTGGCCCTCACACATCCCCAGATCAAGGACACGGCCCCCACCGACCCCATGCTGGCCGTGCCAGGCGCACAAGAAGCCGGGCGCCGCTATGCGGGCCACTGGCCCATCCATCATCCTTATGTGAGCCCGCTGCATGCCGAGCTGCATGGCCTGCCGCCAACCACCTTGCTGATCGGCACACGCGACATCCTCTGCCATGACGCGCAGGCGCTGGCCGACAAGCTGGTGGCACATGGCACGGCAGTGCAGGTGCACATGGGCGAAGGCATGATCCATGTGTGGCCACTGCTGCCGATTGCCGAGGCGCAACAAGCGCGGGCCGTGCTGGCGCAGGCGATCCGCCCCGGCTAA
- a CDS encoding DUF1302 domain-containing protein — protein sequence MKLLQHALAVTLLGAALPGHTQDQGAAHTEPDGVKTKVSGTVTFGTMVRMEDASPSDYAYPPSTMVPTAAPGQLVGSMGGADLNYEKHHAVSTVLKALVDLDVRGQHSGFFARGSAWTDFTLGHANAAYGNYPNRYQTNTTLSDDGFDREARFNGLDLLDVYAWHHMDFSDGKQLDARLGRQVLNWGTAQFTTGGINSAINPLNLAAQVRPGSLPQEGKVPLSMLNLKLALSPQWSAEGFLALESRTTVLPGCGTFMDVSSILVHGCMLAGAVPRPYNGTPMSTVDTLTEQAILSSGYYVHRDSDENARRGGQFGLALRFKSEPLHTDFGAYAMNMHSSVPYLRIKVEDINGSTLPAGLASAFQRLSDPNGLRYAATYPENIQVYGLSFDSKLNPASNVYGEVAYRPNQPLSMNATDLLNAFLLRTPTAMLQQSKDVLAIPAGGDFYAYDRFHVTTASLGSNRVMPKLLGASRVVLSGEVGISHVANLPDPLQMRYGRSLAYGGAPYLVNGTLTACSEAQPGLSGVPGKTCTTDGFITPNAWGVRGRVAAVYADALWGAQLTPSLFLAKDVDGYSFDGTYSKGRTTMRLGLRADWSKTFYTDIQYTRFAGGHYNLLSDRDNVMLAAGANF from the coding sequence ATGAAACTGTTGCAACACGCTCTCGCTGTCACCCTGCTTGGCGCGGCCCTGCCCGGCCACACGCAAGATCAAGGCGCAGCCCACACCGAACCAGATGGCGTGAAGACCAAGGTCAGCGGCACCGTCACCTTTGGCACCATGGTGCGCATGGAAGACGCCAGCCCCAGCGACTACGCCTACCCGCCCTCCACCATGGTGCCCACGGCCGCGCCGGGCCAGTTGGTGGGCAGCATGGGTGGCGCCGATCTGAACTACGAGAAGCACCATGCCGTGTCCACCGTGCTGAAGGCCCTGGTTGACCTGGATGTGCGTGGCCAGCACAGCGGCTTCTTTGCCCGCGGCTCGGCCTGGACAGACTTCACGCTCGGCCACGCCAACGCTGCCTACGGCAACTACCCCAACCGCTACCAGACCAACACCACCTTGAGCGACGACGGCTTTGACCGCGAAGCCCGCTTCAATGGCCTGGATCTGCTGGACGTGTACGCCTGGCACCACATGGACTTCAGCGATGGCAAGCAGCTGGATGCACGGCTGGGCCGACAAGTGCTGAACTGGGGCACGGCGCAGTTCACCACGGGCGGCATCAACTCGGCCATCAACCCTTTGAACCTGGCCGCCCAGGTGCGCCCCGGCTCGCTGCCGCAAGAAGGCAAGGTGCCATTGAGCATGCTCAACCTCAAGCTGGCGCTGAGCCCGCAATGGAGCGCCGAAGGCTTCCTGGCGCTGGAGAGCCGCACCACGGTTCTGCCGGGCTGCGGCACCTTCATGGACGTGTCGTCCATCCTCGTGCATGGCTGCATGCTGGCCGGTGCCGTGCCTCGCCCCTACAACGGCACGCCCATGTCCACCGTGGACACGCTGACCGAGCAGGCGATCCTGTCGAGCGGCTACTACGTGCACCGCGACTCCGATGAAAACGCCCGGCGCGGTGGCCAGTTCGGCCTGGCCCTGCGTTTCAAGTCCGAGCCCCTGCACACCGACTTTGGCGCCTACGCCATGAACATGCACAGCTCGGTGCCTTACCTGCGCATCAAGGTGGAAGACATCAACGGCAGCACCCTGCCTGCCGGCCTGGCCAGTGCCTTTCAGCGCCTGTCTGACCCCAACGGCCTGCGCTATGCCGCCACCTACCCTGAAAACATCCAGGTCTACGGCCTGAGCTTTGACAGCAAGCTCAACCCGGCATCCAACGTATATGGTGAGGTGGCGTATCGCCCCAACCAGCCCTTGAGCATGAACGCCACCGATCTGCTCAACGCCTTCCTGCTGCGCACGCCCACCGCCATGCTGCAACAAAGCAAGGACGTGCTGGCCATCCCCGCCGGTGGCGACTTCTACGCTTACGACCGCTTCCACGTCACCACCGCCAGCCTGGGCAGCAACCGCGTGATGCCCAAGCTGCTGGGCGCGAGCCGCGTGGTGCTGTCTGGCGAAGTGGGCATCAGCCATGTGGCCAACCTGCCTGACCCGCTGCAGATGCGTTATGGCCGCTCGCTGGCTTATGGTGGGGCACCGTATCTGGTCAACGGCACGCTCACAGCCTGCTCGGAGGCCCAGCCTGGCCTCTCGGGCGTGCCGGGCAAGACCTGCACCACGGACGGCTTCATCACGCCCAACGCCTGGGGTGTGCGTGGCCGCGTGGCCGCGGTGTATGCCGATGCCTTGTGGGGTGCGCAACTGACGCCCTCGCTGTTCCTCGCCAAAGACGTGGACGGCTACTCGTTCGATGGCACCTACTCCAAGGGCCGCACCACCATGCGGCTGGGCCTGCGCGCCGACTGGAGCAAGACCTTCTACACCGACATCCAGTACACGCGCTTTGCGGGCGGACACTACAACCTGCTGTCAGATCGCGACAACGTGATGCTGGCCGCCGGCGCCAACTTCTGA
- a CDS encoding TauD/TfdA family dioxygenase, whose translation MEVEPLTCSIGAELRKVSLAAAAVDDDLLAQIRALLLKHKVLFFRDQDITRAEHVAFARRFGELEDHPVAGSDPDHPGLVRIYKSPEAKVDRYENAWHTDATWRDKPPFGCVLRCIECPPVGGDTMWANMALAYEMLPDHVKTQIASLRARHSIEASFGAAMPIEKRLALKAQYPDAEHPVVRTHPETGEKILFVNAFTTHFTNFHTSENVRFGQDANPGASLLLNYLVSQVYIPEYQVRWRWKPNSVAMWDNRSTQHYAVMDYPPCHRKMERAGIVGDIPF comes from the coding sequence ATGGAGGTGGAGCCCCTGACCTGCAGCATCGGCGCCGAGCTGCGCAAGGTGAGCCTGGCCGCAGCCGCCGTGGACGATGACCTGCTGGCGCAGATCCGGGCCTTGTTGCTCAAGCACAAGGTCTTGTTCTTCCGCGATCAGGACATCACCCGTGCCGAGCACGTGGCTTTTGCCCGTCGTTTTGGCGAGCTGGAAGACCACCCCGTGGCCGGCAGCGACCCGGATCACCCCGGCCTGGTGCGCATCTACAAATCACCCGAGGCCAAGGTCGACCGCTATGAAAACGCCTGGCACACCGATGCCACCTGGCGCGACAAGCCGCCCTTTGGCTGCGTGCTGCGCTGCATCGAATGCCCGCCCGTGGGCGGCGACACCATGTGGGCCAACATGGCGCTGGCCTACGAGATGCTGCCCGATCATGTGAAGACCCAAATCGCCTCGCTGCGTGCGCGCCACAGCATCGAAGCCAGCTTCGGCGCGGCCATGCCCATCGAGAAGCGCCTGGCGCTCAAGGCCCAGTACCCCGACGCAGAACACCCGGTGGTGCGCACGCACCCGGAAACCGGCGAAAAAATCCTGTTCGTCAACGCCTTCACCACGCACTTCACCAACTTCCACACCAGCGAGAACGTGCGCTTCGGGCAGGACGCCAACCCCGGCGCCTCGCTGCTGCTGAACTACCTGGTGTCGCAGGTCTACATCCCCGAATACCAGGTGCGCTGGCGCTGGAAGCCCAACAGCGTCGCCATGTGGGACAACCGATCCACCCAGCACTACGCGGTCATGGACTACCCGCCCTGCCACCGCAAGATGGAACGCGCCGGCATCGTTGGCGATATCCCCTTCTAA
- a CDS encoding NADH:flavin oxidoreductase/NADH oxidase translates to MSKLFSSLKLGQLQLPNRIVIAPMCQYSAEEGQATDWHTIHLGQLALSGAGLLIVEATGVEPIGRISPADLGLYSDETEAALHKVLGAVRRYSDMPLGIQLAHAGRKASSRVPWEGGSLLLPDEGGWPVVAPSPIAHGLNEPPPVVLEEAGLQRVRDAFVQAAQRAARLGFDLVEVHAAHGYLLHQFLSPLSNQREDQYGGSLANRMRFPLEVFAAVREAFPADKPVGVRISGTDWAEGGWDIEQSVAFAQALEALGCAFIHVSSGGLVTGQKIPVGPGYQIPLAEAVRQQVGIPVIGVGLITEPEQAEAIVAEGRADAVALARGILYDPHWPWHAAAKLGGQVSAPRQYWRSQPAEHKALFGSTRIGQR, encoded by the coding sequence GTGAGCAAACTGTTTTCTTCTTTGAAGCTGGGGCAGTTGCAGTTGCCCAATCGCATCGTGATCGCGCCCATGTGCCAGTACTCGGCCGAAGAGGGCCAGGCCACGGACTGGCACACCATCCATCTGGGGCAGCTGGCGCTGTCGGGTGCGGGCTTGTTGATCGTCGAGGCCACGGGTGTGGAGCCCATCGGCCGCATCTCGCCGGCCGACCTGGGCTTGTATTCGGACGAGACCGAGGCCGCCTTGCACAAGGTGCTGGGCGCTGTGCGACGGTATTCGGACATGCCCCTTGGCATCCAGCTGGCGCACGCAGGGCGCAAGGCCTCCAGCCGCGTGCCCTGGGAGGGCGGCAGCCTGCTGTTGCCCGATGAGGGCGGCTGGCCGGTCGTGGCGCCATCGCCGATCGCCCATGGCCTCAACGAGCCACCACCGGTGGTGCTGGAGGAGGCCGGCTTGCAGCGGGTGCGCGACGCGTTTGTGCAGGCGGCCCAACGTGCCGCACGCCTGGGCTTCGACCTGGTCGAGGTGCACGCGGCGCACGGCTACTTGCTGCACCAGTTCCTGTCGCCCTTGTCCAATCAACGCGAGGACCAGTACGGAGGCTCGCTGGCCAACCGCATGCGCTTCCCGCTGGAGGTGTTCGCCGCGGTGCGCGAGGCCTTCCCGGCCGACAAGCCCGTGGGGGTGCGCATCTCGGGCACCGACTGGGCCGAAGGCGGTTGGGACATCGAACAAAGCGTGGCGTTCGCCCAAGCGCTGGAGGCGCTCGGCTGTGCCTTCATACACGTGTCCAGCGGTGGCCTGGTGACCGGGCAGAAGATCCCGGTGGGGCCGGGCTACCAGATCCCGCTGGCCGAGGCCGTGCGCCAGCAGGTCGGCATCCCGGTGATCGGCGTGGGGCTGATCACCGAGCCAGAGCAGGCCGAAGCCATCGTGGCCGAGGGCCGCGCCGATGCGGTCGCGCTGGCGCGGGGCATCTTGTACGACCCGCACTGGCCCTGGCACGCGGCGGCCAAACTGGGCGGGCAGGTGAGCGCGCCCAGGCAGTACTGGCGCTCGCAACCTGCCGAGCACAAGGCCTTGTTCGGCTCAACGCGCATCGGGCAGCGTTGA